GTACGGTGGGTTCGTCAATCCAACCGATGATATCTGGTGGCGCACCAGCTTCTACTGCTGCTTTCAGGACGATTTTCGCGGCTTCGATCGTGCATTTCTTCGCCCGTGGGTGAGGCGAAAAGATAATCGCGTTGCGGGTTTTCAGGGCGAGAAGGGCTTTGAAAATCGCCGTCGAAGTTGGGTTTGTTGTCGGCACAATACCTGCCAAAATACCCACTGGTTCCGCAATTTTTTGGAATCCAAATGATTTATCTTCTTCGATAACGCCGCAGGTTTTTTCGTGCTTATATTTGTTGTAGATAATTTCGGAAGCGAAGTGGTTTTTAATCACTTTATCTTCTACCACTCCCATTCCGGTTTCGGTAACCGCAATCTTGGCTAACGGGATGCGTTGGGTATTGGCTGCAAGTGCGGCTTTTTTGAAGATAACATCCACCTGTTCTTGGGTGTAAGTCGCATATTTTTCTTGCGCTGCTTTAACTCGTGCAATTAAGGCTTCCAGTTCGGTTATGTTTGTGACTGTCATGAGGATTCCTTTAGGATCTGGCTGAATGCGATCGAGATAGGGTTTACAACCAGAACGCTCTGGCTATATTGATGTTGAGGATGGAAATTTTTTGGGCTGGCTTTGTTTCTCTGGATAACGTCTTGCCTGTTTATCTATTTATATTTTACCCAGAGAAACTATCCGATTAACTTTTTCTTGAACTTTTTTTAGGTTCCTATCTACCTTTCTGTTCTAAGTATATATTACTTTTTCGACATTTGGGAATTATCTTCCATATTTATTTACAGTTGAAAACGCTTGTTGAGGCATTTGTAGGTCAGGGATGATATTCAGCAAAATTTAAGCTTTTTATGCAGTACCCCTTCCCTGTTAACGAGGAAGAAGCTAGGGGGTGGAGTAATTGCGATCGCCTGCTTTTTGCTTCGTTCTTCAATGCAGGTTTTGCATCATTTTTTAGCACGAATTTCTCCATAATTCCACAGATATTATGTGGAAATTTCACGATACGACTGCCAGACCGTATTTTTTAAAGATATCTACCGTTCGTTGCACTAACTCTGCTGTTGGCGGTTGGGTATCTTTGAGTTGGTAATCATAACCCAACTGTTCCCATTTGTACTCGCCCATCTTGTGAAAAGGCAGTACCTCCACCTTTTCTATATTTCCCAACGTGGAGATAAAACTAGCAAGTCCTTCAATGTTAGCAGGGTCATCCGTGAGATTCGGTACCAAAACAAACCGAATCCAAGTTGGTTTGTTAATTTCACTCAGATATTTGGCTAATTTTAGAGTAGGTTCGATGGGAACGCTGGTAACCTTAAAGTAAGTTTCCGGTTCAAAGGATTTGATATCCAATAACACCAAGTCAGCGTACTCAAGCACTGGTTTGGCGGCGTGTTCTAAATCCGCATAACCGGAAGTATCTAATGCTGTGTGAATACCCAGCTTTTTGCAGCGTTTGAAGATTTCCGCGACAAAATGAGGCTGCATCAAAGGTTCGCCACCGCTGACAGTAACGCCACCGCCAGAAAAGCGCATATAAGATTTGTACTTTTCAATCTCTGCAATTAATTCATCGACGGTGACTTGTTTGCCATCAGTCATGGGACGACAATCGGGATTGTGGCAATACAAACAACGCAGAGGACAACCTTTTGTAAAAATAACGAAGCGGATACCTGGGCCATCAACTGTTCCGCAACTTTCTACAGAATGAATTTGTCCGACGACATTCTGATTTTGAGAAGATTCGGAAATAGAGATTGGCGTTGACATCAAAAATCCTCAAATTTTGGCGATCGAACAGAGATGGAACTCCTGGAAACAATAGGGTGGGCAATGCCCACCCTACTATATTCTAAATGCG
The genomic region above belongs to Aerosakkonema funiforme FACHB-1375 and contains:
- the pflA gene encoding pyruvate formate-lyase-activating protein; this translates as MSTPISISESSQNQNVVGQIHSVESCGTVDGPGIRFVIFTKGCPLRCLYCHNPDCRPMTDGKQVTVDELIAEIEKYKSYMRFSGGGVTVSGGEPLMQPHFVAEIFKRCKKLGIHTALDTSGYADLEHAAKPVLEYADLVLLDIKSFEPETYFKVTSVPIEPTLKLAKYLSEINKPTWIRFVLVPNLTDDPANIEGLASFISTLGNIEKVEVLPFHKMGEYKWEQLGYDYQLKDTQPPTAELVQRTVDIFKKYGLAVVS